One genomic region from Candidatus Dormiibacterota bacterium encodes:
- a CDS encoding ABC transporter ATP-binding protein, with protein MKQRLAVGAALLHRPDLLILDEPANGLDPAGIVAMRDLMRRLKEAGHTVLISSHVLHEVEQICDRIAIMTRGRIVVEGRVADLLGNDDMLEVRIDRIADAEQILRVVPWISSLVREDDCLVVGAPEGRATEITRILAENGLYVSGVRPRELSLEHYFLDIVRDN; from the coding sequence ATGAAGCAACGCCTTGCCGTCGGCGCCGCGCTGCTCCACCGGCCGGACCTGCTTATCTTGGACGAGCCCGCCAACGGTCTCGACCCGGCGGGCATCGTGGCGATGCGCGACCTGATGCGGCGCCTCAAGGAAGCGGGCCACACAGTGCTCATCTCAAGCCATGTCCTCCACGAGGTGGAGCAGATCTGCGACCGGATCGCAATCATGACGCGAGGACGGATCGTTGTCGAGGGCCGGGTGGCGGACCTGCTTGGAAACGATGACATGCTCGAGGTGCGCATCGACCGGATCGCGGATGCGGAGCAGATCCTGCGGGTTGTCCCGTGGATCTCCTCGCTCGTGCGCGAGGACGACTGCCTGGTGGTCGGGGCGCCGGAGGGCAGGGCAACCGAGATCACCAGAATCCTGGCGGAGAACGGCCTGTACGTATCCGGAGTAAGGCCGCGCGAACTCAGCCTGGAGCACTACTTTCTCGACATCGTGAGAGACAACTGA
- a CDS encoding ATP-binding cassette domain-containing protein — protein sequence MPTVGGGAPGIEILDLTKWYGHQVAVDHLNLTVERGEIFGFLGPNGAGKTTTMRMLLGLVRPTSGNARILGLNIASDLPAVLRRTGAIIETPTFYPYLSGRDNLRAMARLTRTPYGRVSEILELVDLASAASKRFRT from the coding sequence ATGCCGACCGTCGGAGGCGGCGCGCCAGGCATCGAGATCCTGGACCTAACCAAGTGGTATGGGCACCAGGTCGCGGTCGACCACCTGAACCTCACGGTAGAACGCGGCGAGATCTTCGGCTTCCTCGGCCCCAACGGCGCCGGAAAGACAACCACCATGCGCATGCTCCTCGGCCTGGTGCGCCCGACATCCGGGAACGCGAGGATCCTGGGGCTGAACATCGCCAGCGACCTTCCGGCCGTCCTCAGGCGGACGGGCGCCATTATCGAGACGCCGACCTTCTACCCCTACCTGTCGGGGCGCGACAACCTCCGCGCCATGGCTCGCCTGACCCGAACGCCGTACGGGAGGGTCTCCGAAATCCTCGAACTCGTCGACCTGGCGAGCGCGGCGAGCAAGCGGTTCCGCACCTAA